GGAGTTAAATTAAAGGGAAATGGCAGTGCCCTACTTGGCATAacaagggcacacacacacagacacacatacacacacacactccgaaactcatacactcacacactaccCACTCTCACACAATCTCACATTGGAAGGTCCTATTGTTAGGCTAAGCCCCCATTTCTACATCAGTACCAACTGGCCTGGGAGCAGCTCATTCCCTGAACAAAACCTCCCTCTGTTTCAGTATGCAGCTGCAGCTTCCGAGATGCCCCAGTCAGATTCATGACCTAGTGTGGAAAGACTGGGACCCTCCACCATGAAGAGGGGGGACTATTTGTGACAATTATTGTTTTGATCTGGATGACCTCTATCATTAGATTTTGACTACCTTCAAGGTAATCAACCAGTCATTTTTACTGTACCAGTGGTTCTTTTCCTAACATGCCTTGAAAAATAGCTTGGCAGTCTGATGGATAGTCTTTGTTATTGCATTTGATGTCCCCCTCTTCAGATGGACTATTCCATTTCGCATCTGAAAAATCAGATAGTTGGAAAGAATTCTTCATGCCAGGGACTGCTGTAGCCCCAGCACTGATAATAGCAGAGAACACCTGACCTGAGGTAATATCACATTATTATATGTTTTGAAATGTAATGTACTTATTTATATAGGCTTTATTACTTTCAATTATTATCCTTTCATTTTTAATTCCTTTGATAGAATTGTAATACAACATCTCTTCATAAAGTCTTCAATGTACGTTGTATgcacattcatttcacattcaaTTACATTTTTCAGTCTTGTGCTTCATATGTTACGTTATTGATTTCTTCTTCTGCTATGATATCTTGTTAATATTTGATTCTCAAGTTAGCTCATCTCTCACCCTGAACTGTTTGCAAAGTCACTGTACTCATATGAAATGATAATGTATCCTTTTTTGCAGATAAGCAAATGGATCATCCGGAGCTGAAAGAACCCATGAAGGTCTCACTCATTAAAGGTGAGTGAGACCTTCTCTTTATTCTTATTAATTAACAGATTATAATCACTGACCGGGATCTGTTGGATCAGTTCTGATGTCTCTCACTAGTcatctcctattctattactgaCTTGTGCAAGTCATCCCAGACCTCGTTGCCGAGTGAGGAGGAAAgggtcaaagagagagagactttgtaAAGGAAAGACTGGGTGTGGAAACAGGACATTTAAGAGCTCGCATTGCTATAAAAGGCATTGTGTTTAGGGCCACAGTTCTCTGGTTTCAAGTGGAATCAAACCGTAATCTGAAGGAGCCTTTAATACATTAGGGATCAACTCAAATGACTGTTAAATGACAGTATTGACATGTAGGTTGACAGGATTGACAACCAATTCTACCAAGAAGTTAACATTTGAGAGAGGACACTGGAGTACCTTGTGTATGTTCCTGATGCATGTCTGTGAGTGAATCAATTGTGCATGATCAATTAATTAGTAATGCCACTAGTCACATAGGCTATACAGAACACATTGGCTATTCACCATGACACATTTGACCTTAGGGTTATCTTTTTTTCACAGTTTATAGTGTAAATCTCATCAGAGTTTAATCATATGAAGTTACCCTTATAACATAGGAATCATTACACCTGCAGTATATTCTGTAGCTGTAATCCAAAGCATCAGGCCTAGACCAGAAGATTTCTTTGTGAGTGTTAATGTATACAAATAGAGTACCGGTCAGGGAATCATGAAGCCTCTGACTCAGTTTTGAATGGCTGCCACAATGGTAGCGGGCTTAGACATTAGGGTGGATGGAGCATGACAGCTATAGCCTTCAGCATGTTGCGATGTAAAAATAGAAAAAGGGTTAGAAGGATTCTCATTACATTCATTCTGTGGTGCCTATGAGGGAACGTGATGGTCGATGATCAAGCAAGTCTGAAATATGTTTAGACGTAGAAAGGAATATTCCACAGTTGTGTTTTTTCATCCGGCATCATTTGATGACACCAAATATCCCAAGAAGTAATGGCCAACCATGATGTGTCAGAGATAAACCTTTAACTTAGGGATgtcaacaaaaaaatacattccGGGGGCCGTGTTCGGTTTTTAACGAGATCCGGAGGGGCGCACTGAAAATTGGTTACATTTCCTCAGGGTCAGAATTTGCATAAAATAGTCCTCAACCGTTTTTGGAATTTTCTAAggtccctgactgtctagctttcatttTGGTGAGCTGATTTTAGCGAGCTGAACACAGTCACAAAATGGTATGGTAGGTCCATTGTAATTTCTACATTGTAATTTGTCATTTCAATTTGGTTTTAGTGATTTTAAATTAAATAGagctttttatttgtatttttgggGCCCACAGGCCATATGTTTGATACCCCTGCGCTAACACATTCTGTTACTACCGAacacattctctcacacacacagcctctctttctctccctctctcttgctttctctctctcactctctcttgctttctctctctccctctctcttgctttctctctctcggtttctctcgctctctgtcacacacacggacacatttAACCTCACTCAGCTCCTCACGAAGAATCCATTTcctcagagaaacacacaacgAAACTCACTCAGCTCCTGACATATGCTCGGCGCAAACAtccatacacacacctacacacattcTCATGCTCATTCAGCCATttacagacatgcacacacatgcacgcacacacaaacacacacacgcactctctcAGATAGAGGCCAGAGCATTCCTCCCTGTCTTCACACACAGTGAGAGGTCATGTGCCTGAACAGGGATGGGGGGTGGGTGCACCACCAGCCTCCAGCAGACTCTAAACActgctttgtttctggacatttatTAGCATAACTAACATCTCTAATTAGTTCTCTAGTTTGACGTCAAAGCTAATATTCCACAGTAACGTTTGCACATGTGTATTTAAACGAGCTAGCGAGTGTGAGAggttgtgtgtgcatgtctgttatcTGAAACATATTGTTAGTTTCTACACTGATACAGTGTCTGCCATAGTGATGTCATAGCCCTCTTATATCTCCATTTATGGTGCACAGGCTCCATCTGTTATGGCGTCTTGTTTTGGCCTCTGCCAAACGCTTGATCTAGGATGAGGTCGTCTCTTTTTACAGCCCTGGCAGATTAGAAGAAGAGTTTTAGCTGGGTTTTATTCCATCTATTTTGAGATAGAGTTATGCGTTGCTTTCTCTACTAGTCATCTTTTCGACCTATGAAATCATAGTCATTAGAGGTCATTGCTTTGAAACTGTGAGAAATGTGATTATTTTGAGGGTACATCAAAGGGCTTGACTACTATAAGGGCCCGCTAATATAAGCGGACCCCAATATGTGAGTTCAGATGACATTATTCATTATTCTATTTTTGGGATGTAATTAGTTCATGTAATAGTCAAATTTTTGGTCATCTTGGGAAATGATCTCACATTTCATCCATGGCTAAATGTAATCTGTTGGCAGGGAGTGGGGAGGCAAAATAGTCCAGAGAGTCAGACATTCAGTCAAGTTTGACATTAGCTTTGGAATCTCGCAAAGACCTAACGAGGGTCATAGAAAGTACCAGACCACATGTGGCTAATGTCAGTCATCTATAATTTTACGAGAACATTTGTCCTCATTTTcccctactgtagatacagtggattgggaaagtattcagaccccttgactatagccttattctaaaattgaataaatCAGGCAAAACATCAAAAACAggcttttgacatttttgcacatttataaaatattaaaaacagaaggccttatttacataagtattcagacactttgctatgagactcgaaattgagctcaggtgcatcctgttcagtggtgtaaagtacttaagtaaaaagacTTTTAAGTACtaagtcattttttggggtatctgtacttacttaactatttatatttttgacgacttttacttttactccactacattcctaaacaaAATAATGTCCCTTTTACTCTTTAAATTCTCCcggacacccaaaagtactaggtttgaatgcttagcaggacaggaaaattgtctaatgCACGCacatatcaagagaacatcccatgtcatccctactgcctctgatctggcagactcactaaacacaaatgctttgtttgtaaattatgtctgagtgttgaagcccctggctatccgttaattaaaaaatgtagaaaattgtgccatctggtgtgcttaatataagaaatttgaaatgatttatacttgtaCTTTTGATACATAAATATATTTTAgcgattacatttacttttgatacttaagtatatttaaaaccaaatacttttagacttttactcaagtagtattttactggatgacttccacttttacttgagtcattttcttttaaggtatctttacttttactcaagtaggacaaTTGGGTACTTTATCCACCActgatcctgtttccattgatcgtccttgagatgtttctacaacttgattggagttcacttgtggtaaattcaattgattggacatgatttggaaaggtgcacacctgtctatataaggtcccacagtgcatgtcagagcaaaaaccaagccatgaggtcgaaggaattgtttgtagagctccgagataggattgtgtcaaggTACAGATGTTGGGAAGGgttccaaaacatttctgcagaattgaaggtccaagaacacagcggcctccatcattcttaaatggaataagtttggaaccaccaagattctttctagagctggcccccaggccaaactgagcaatcggaggagaagggccatgATCattgaggtgaccaagaacccaatggtcactctgacactcTGGGAGTACCTTCAAGAAGGCCAGACAGacgccactccttagtaaaatgCACATCAGaccaaaattctctggtctgatgaaaccaagattgaaaccaagattggcctgaatgccaagcgtcacatctggaagaaacctggcaccaactgtacggtgaagcatggtggtggcagcatcatgctgtggggatgtttttcagtagtaggtgtaaccaatgtgaaatggctagctagttagtggtggtgaacgctaatagcgtttcaatcggtgacgtcactcgctttgagaccttgaagtagtggttccccttgctctgcaagggctgcggcttttgtggagcgatgtgtcacgatgcttcgtgggtgactgttgttgatatgtgcagagggtccctggttcgagcccaggttggggcgaggagagggacggaagctatactgttacacaggggCTGGCAGATTTGTCAGGGTCGAGGGGAAGATGAACGGAGCGAAGTACTgcgagattcttgatgaaaaccagctccagagcgctcaggatgaTTTGAGCAATTTTAGAAGaaagctgtaacgtaaaaaaaatatggaaaatgtcaaggagtctgaacactttccaaatgcAATGTAAGTCTCCACCCTCTCATGTTGGTCTGTCCTCTGCTGAACACTGTATTTATATCCATTCCTTTCCCAGATGAGATGAACCGATCCAACACGGGAACAAGTGACTCAGAGAAAGTCATCAAGCATCTGAACGAGGAGCTTCGTGAGGCCCAGGAGCTCTCcaacacaggaaaactgaaatgcATGGAACTGCAAGGTAATGGAAAAGCTTGGGAATGACACTCACCCAACAGTGgattataatagtaatatatgccatttagcagatgcttttatccaaagcgacttacagacaTTACCCAATACTGTACAAAGATAACAGGCACAAGCATACACACCTTCACACAACAGCTGCAGCAGTGAATGTTCATAGTTAGAGAAGTTAACTTATTGTATTATTTGTGTCATACATTATAGGtctcctggaggaggagaggagagccaacAAGCAGCAAGCTGACGAATCTGCAAAACAGTTGAAATTCCTACACGGTAGCTATAgaccaaagtgtgtgtgtttgatgttgGATCTTGGATCTTCCTTACTAGAATTACTTTGGGGTGTGTGAGAAATGTGTAGGAATGTGTGTGGGTAGAGCTGGATTTTTGTTTGTATGCGTGACTGTTCATGAATCTAGGCTACTGTATATGTGGTTAAAGTTTTGTGTAGTTGTGTTGTTGGTTCAGTCctgtgagatagagagagcttCACCGCCTTTTGGATGTCTTTTGTTGGTGCAGTACCGGACCGGCCTTGATTTCCACATCCAAAGCCgtctatgtttggttcagattttgtCCGGTCTGGACCAGCCTTGATTTGGCCTAAACATAGACTTCTATTAATTACATATATTAAACTCTCATTCAGAACCAAAAATTAGCTTCATTTCACCATTTCAACATCTGTAAAATACACATTTTCAACATCTGTAAATACATATTTTCAACAtctggaaaatacgtattttcaacatctggaaaacaagtattttcaactttcattcagaacAGTGATAGTGATGAGGATGTGACTGAGGTGACCAGCGCTGTGTAGAGGGTGACGTCTGACTACCACTCCGGTTCATCCTCAGATGAGGATAGTGACCTCAGGGAAATCGTCCCTCCCCTACCGTCTCCCGAAATCACGCCACACACCAGGTGATCTACCCAGCTGCTCCTTTGTGACGTCCTCCAGTGCCCAAGCAGAAGAAGATGGGGCCCGGTAAAGGATAAAACGGCCCTCCATGTCCGCCTCACTATGGCATCAGACCCCAAGGCAGACTCCCCCAGCCCTTCGGACACAATGTTGGGCTCTGTCTGGCCAGAGAAGGGGGCATGGATACTGGGGTGGCACTCCAGGCCTGACTTACTGTTAGGGACCACTGTAACAAGTGTGGACGTTAGTATTAGCCTCTTCCATGTGCCCAGGTTTCCTGAGCTGTTGAGGGTAACCACTAGAGCAAGCAATAGTtcatgggtggcaggtagcctagcggttaagagcgttgggacagtaactgaaaggttgcttgtttgaatccttgagctgactaggtgaaaatctgttgatgtgcctttGAGCAGGGCACTCAACCCTAATTCCTCCTGTAAGTCACTCACagaccgtctgctaaatgacaaaagaAATGTCAACAGAAAATGTTCCTGATTTCAATGTcctgaaaatagttttttttgcaTCAGGAAAATATGCCTTTTCAACGTtctggaaaatatgtattttaaacATGGAAAATATCTTTTCacctttcattcagaacctaaaTTTAACCTAACTTCAACATCtggaaaaaatatgtattttcaacaTCATTTTGCTTACTGGGACTATTCTAGTTTTGCTGGGGCAGAACAGCAAGGACCAGCCTTGATATAACTCTTCTCCTCCTTAAAAATGTCCACTGTCTTCTGTCTGAGCAGGCCAGCTGCGACAGCTACAGGACGAGCTGGAGGTCCTTAGAGAACAGAAAGACAGCGCCTCCCTGAGTTCACAAGATGAACTGCACAAATCCAGAGAAGAAGTGAAGACTCTGCGTCGCACccttgatgctgccaccgccgatTGGAAGCGGGAGGTCTCTACGGTCCAGGGTAACCTAGCAACCGTCTCCAAGGATATGGAGAAGTGGCGAGAGACAGCTAGCAAGTACGAGCGTGAGATTAACGGCCTGCAAGGTGACCTACAGCAGCAGAGTAAGCAGTGGCAGAAGGCTGCCGAGTCACAAggtaccagtggtgtaaagttcttaagtaaaaatattttgaagtactacttaagttgttttttggggtatctgtacttttacttttacttcactacattcgtgaagaaaataatgtactttttattccatacattttccctgacacccacaagtacttattacattttgaatgcttagcaggacaggacgaTTGTCTAATTCACTCACTTAAAGAGAAAATCCCTggccatccctactgcatctAATCTAGCGGACTcattaaacacacatgctttttttatgtctgagtgttggactgtgcccctggctatccagaAAATCATGCCATTTGGTTtggttaatataaggaatttgaaatgatttatacttttacttttgatacttaagaatattttagcatttacttttgatatgtaaagtatatttaaaaccaaatacttttacttttactcaagtaggattttactgggtgtCTCACTTTTTACTTTAGtacttttctattaaggtatctttacttttacccaagtatgacaattggatactttttctATCACTGCAAGGTACTACATATACAGTGCATAGAAAATACATAACAAATATTGATATTCTGTACACACAATGTTTATCTGTAATAATGAGTGTTATTTATGTGATTTATAAAGCATTTGTACACAAAGTTGCATCCATATGAAAGTATATCCACATCAACTTAGTTTGGGCAGCTAATTAGCCCCGAATAGACTGACTAAATAGTTTTACTGAAAGTATCAAGGAGTTGGCTGAAGCAGAAACAGACAATCACCCAGGCTGTGATATAATGCCACGTCTGAGCATCCCTATGGTTTTCTACAGCAGGTGAAATGGAGTCCATGCATAGGGAGTGCACCAGCCTCCAGAGGGAGGTGTCATCCCTGCGCTTGGAGAAACAGGAAGTGCTGAATACACACCAGAAGGAGAGTGCTGCCCTCAGGGCGGAGAAGGAGGAACTGCTCAGGGCTCACCAGAAGGAAAAGGGGAACCTACAGAATGAGAGTTCTGTCATGCGCTCAGAGAAAGAGGCCATGCTGAAGAAGCAAAAGGAGCTAGAGAAGGATTTGGCCAGGTCAGTCTGTAGTCTGAAACATAACTGGCAAGAGCATCTGTGCCTAAACATCATACACAGATTCGACGGTGCGCAACTCAACTCAAAAATGGTCCCAGTATTTGCACGTCTGTCTCTGccactctcacactctcccttACTCTAATGCCCAGTTATCTTTGACTCTTTCTTTCGTGCACACACCGACATACAcagacatatatacatatacacacacacacacacacacattaacagacCAATACATTTGACATTGAAATGGTCACAATTAGAATACATTGGTCTACAAATCATTCATAGACAGTAACAATGTTCCtgaaactctgtctctctctctctctctctctctctttcaacccctctctctcccccagctcaCGTGCCCAGAGTGCTGAGCTGGGCAGCATTCTGAAGGCCCTGGAGCTctctcagggggagatggagaagaggctGGGGGCCCAGCAGGAGCAGCACCAGCAGGACAACACCAAACTTCAGAGCCAGCTGGACCAGTCAGACAGCCGCACCAAGGACCTGCAGAGAGAGGTGGGCACATGCATGctgtcttcctcccttccttgaaGTAATCCCTGATCTATGATCTGACATTACTGGATAGGCAAAAAAAATATACATTATAAACTAGGTGATTTGAAccctgaatgttgattggctgacagccatggtatatcagaccgtataccacgggtatgacaaaaaaaatgttttccctgctctaattacattggtaaccagtttataatagcaataaggcacct
Above is a genomic segment from Oncorhynchus gorbuscha isolate QuinsamMale2020 ecotype Even-year linkage group LG10, OgorEven_v1.0, whole genome shotgun sequence containing:
- the slmapb gene encoding sarcolemma associated protein b isoform X2 produces the protein MDHPELKEPMKVSLIKDEMNRSNTGTSDSEKVIKHLNEELREAQELSNTGKLKCMELQGLLEEERRANKQQADESAKQLKFLHGQLRQLQDELEVLREQKDSASLSSQDELHKSREEVKTLRRTLDAATADWKREVSTVQGNLATVSKDMEKWRETASKYEREINGLQGDLQQQSKQWQKAAESQAGEMESMHRECTSLQREVSSLRLEKQEVLNTHQKESAALRAEKEELLRAHQKEKGNLQNESSVMRSEKEAMLKKQKELEKDLASSRAQSAELGSILKALELSQGEMEKRLGAQQEQHQQDNTKLQSQLDQSDSRTKDLQREYEETQTELSDLKEKFERTEQEKQSITDELEECKADLKMLREKGNKSGWIVWVPHAVAVVATMTAAVLYART
- the slmapb gene encoding sarcolemma associated protein b isoform X1 yields the protein MDHPELKEPMKVSLIKDEMNRSNTGTSDSEKVIKHLNEELREAQELSNTGKLKCMELQGLLEEERRANKQQADESAKQLKFLHGQLRQLQDELEVLREQKDSASLSSQDELHKSREEVKTLRRTLDAATADWKREVSTVQGNLATVSKDMEKWRETASKYEREINGLQGDLQQQSKQWQKAAESQAGEMESMHRECTSLQREVSSLRLEKQEVLNTHQKESAALRAEKEELLRAHQKEKGNLQNESSVMRSEKEAMLKKQKELEKDLASSRAQSAELGSILKALELSQGEMEKRLGAQQEQHQQDNTKLQSQLDQSDSRTKDLQREYEETQTELSDLKEKFERTEQEKQSITDELEECKADLKMLREKGNKTSLLLPVQAILIGLILALLYWCFGALW